TCCGGCCGTCCTGTCCCGCCGGGCTTGGGCCCCCGCGGCCCGGCGCTACCCTGGTGCCGCGCTATGCGCCCGTATGCGCGGCGATGAAGTCCTTCACCTGCTGCGCATCGGCCTTCACGACCTCGAAACGCTGCGGCAGCGCCTCGAGCCCGTCGAATGCAGCCGGCCGCTCGGCCTCGCGATCGAGCGCTTCGCGGATCGTCTCGCCGAACTTGATCGGTTGGGCCGTCTCGAGGACGATCATCGGCACGCCCGCATCGAGATGCTCGCGCGCGACCTTCACGCCGTCGGCCGTGTGCGTGTCGATCATCGTGTCGTAGCGCGAGAACACGTCGCGGATCGTTGCGATGCGATCCGCGTGGCTGCTGCGGCCCGACACGAAGCCGAACTCGGCGACGCGCGCGAAATCGCCGCTCGCCGCGAGATCGAACCCGCCCTTCTCCTCGACGTCGCGGAACAGCTGCATCACGCGGGCCGGATCACGGCCGAGCAGGTCGAACACGAAGCGCTCGAAGTTCGATGCCTTCGAGATGTCCATGCTCGGGCTGCTCGTGTGATACGTGTTTTCCGCGCTGCGCACGCGATATGCGCCGGTGCGAAAGAACTCGTCGAGCACGTCGTTCTCGTTGGTCGCGACCACGAGCTTCGCGATCGGCAGGCCCATCATCCGCGCGATGTGGCCCGCGCAGACGTTACCGAAGTTGCCCGACGGCACCGTAAATGACACGCGTTCGTCGTTGGACGTCGTCGCCGCGAAATAGCCCTTGAAGTAGTACACGACCTGCGCGACGACGCGCGCCCAGTTGATCGAGTTGACCGTGCCGATCTTCTGCTGCGCCTTGAACGCGTGATCGTTGGACACGGCCTTCACGATGTCCTGGCAGTCGTCGAACACGCCTTCGACCGCGAGGTTGAAGATGTTCGGATCCTGCAGGCTGAACATCTGGGCGGTCTGGAACGCGCTCATCTTCTTGTGCGGCGACAGCATGAACACGCGCACACCGGCCTTGCCGCGCATCGCGTATTCGGCCGCGCTGCCCGTGTCGCCCGACGTCGCGCCGAGGATGTTCAGCGCTTCGCCGTGCTTCGCGAGCGTGTACTCGAACAGGTTGCCGAGCAGCTGCATCGCCATGTCCTTGAACGCGAGCGTCGGGCCGTTCGACAGTTCGAGCAGCGAGATCGGCGCGCCGCTTTCGGTGCCGAGCGTCTTCAGCGG
The sequence above is a segment of the Burkholderia diffusa genome. Coding sequences within it:
- the thrC gene encoding threonine synthase, with translation MNYISTRGAGIGERHTFSDILLGGLAKDGGLYLPAEYPKVSADELARWRTLPYADLAFEILSKFCDDVPADDLRAITRRTYTAAVYSNTRHGENASDITPLKTLGTESGAPISLLELSNGPTLAFKDMAMQLLGNLFEYTLAKHGEALNILGATSGDTGSAAEYAMRGKAGVRVFMLSPHKKMSAFQTAQMFSLQDPNIFNLAVEGVFDDCQDIVKAVSNDHAFKAQQKIGTVNSINWARVVAQVVYYFKGYFAATTSNDERVSFTVPSGNFGNVCAGHIARMMGLPIAKLVVATNENDVLDEFFRTGAYRVRSAENTYHTSSPSMDISKASNFERFVFDLLGRDPARVMQLFRDVEEKGGFDLAASGDFARVAEFGFVSGRSSHADRIATIRDVFSRYDTMIDTHTADGVKVAREHLDAGVPMIVLETAQPIKFGETIREALDREAERPAAFDGLEALPQRFEVVKADAQQVKDFIAAHTGA